TGTCCATGAATTGAACAAGTACAGCGGGCAGATCGAATCGGTCGTTTGCGTGACGGCCCAGCATCGTCAAATGCTCGATCAGGTTTTGGACATTTTTGATATTCAACCAGACATTGATTTGAACATCATGAAGGATCGCCAAACGCTGGTGGGTGTGACCACTCGCGCATTGGAGAGTCTGGATGAAACGATGAAGGAAGTAAAACCGGACATTGTCCTCGTACACGGGGATACGACAACCACTTTTGTTGCGAGTCTGGCTGCTTTTTACAATCAGGTAGCGATCGGACATGTGGAAGCGGGCTTGCGCACATGGGACAAGTACTCGCCGTTCCCGGAAGAGATGAACCGTCAGTTGACAGGTGTAATGGCTGACCTTCACTTCTCTCCGACCAATGGATCGGCTGACAATCTTCGTCGCGAAGCAAAGCCGGAAAAGGACATCTACGTGACAGGAAACACAGCGATTGACGCGCTGAAAACAACGGTTCGCGAGGATTACACGCATCCGGTGCTTGATCGCGTAGCTGGTCAGAAGCTGGTGCTGATGACGGCACACCGCCGCGAAAATTTGGGCGAGCCGATGCGCCGTATTTTCCGTGCAGTTCGAAGACTGGTGGACGAGCATCCGGAGATTGCTGTTGTGTATCCGGTTCACTTGAATCCTGCTGTACAAGAAGTAGCGCAGGAGATTCTCGGAAACCACGATCGCATTTCGTTGATCGAACCATTGGATGCCCTTGATTTCCACAACTTCGCTCGTCGTGCCCATCTCATCCTGACCGATTCTGGCGGGGTGCAGGAGGAAGCGCCGTCTCTTGGCGTACCAGTCCTGGTTCTGCGCGATACGACAGAACGTCCTGAGGGGATTGAAGCAGGCACGTTGAAGCTCGTGGGAACTGACGAAGAGCAAGTTTATGCAATGGCAAAAGAATTGCTGACCAACCAAGCGGCTTACGATGCAATGGCGCACGCTGTCAACCCGTACGGGGATGGCGAGGCTTCCCGACGTATCGTAGAAGCAATCCTCTATCATTTTGGTTTGCGAGCTGAACAACCAGAGCCTTTCCAACCAGGTCAGTAACATACAGCTAGGAAAACCCGCCAGGTACCGTTCGTCAAAACTGGGCGGGTTTCTTGTTGTAGAGGGATATTTTGGTTTTCGATGACTGACGATTTGGTATGTTTTTCTAATAGAGAATCGAGAGAATTGGCGAAACTATCCATGACCTTTTGCGTCTAATATTTAGTTGCTTGGCTTAGAGGGTAGAAAGACAGAGTTTGGAATACGGAGAGGAGTTACCAACATGAGAGCGCAAAGGATAGTGACGCTGCTCACGGCCACGACTATGGCCTGGGGAGCTTTTGTTCCGTTTGTGCCGTTTGCGACCAATGTCGCACACGCCAGAGCGGAGACCAGTGCATTGAATATGATGTGGCAAACCCCAATTGGTGAGGGGACCACTTTGCAGAAATATACGAAATCATTTGCCAATCAAGTAGTCACGATCATGGTGACCAAGGTTGATCTGAACAATCCTTACGTTGAGGTAAAACCAGTATACGGAACGAAAGGCAAGCTGACAGACAGGCAGACGGTTACACAAATGGCGCGTGAAACAGGAGCTGTATCAGCAATCAATGCCGACTTTTTTAACATGTCGAAGCGAGGAGCGCCGTTTGGCATTGTCATGAAAGACGATGAACTCATTTCTTCCATGGGCTTGGTCTCCTACTGGTACGCCCTAGGCTTGACGGGAGACAAGATGGCCATCGTCGATAAGTTTGGTTTTGGCGGCAAGGTTACTGCTCCTAATGGTGCTACCTATTCGATTCAGGGAGTTAACAAGGAAGAGTACAACCCAAGTGAAGGACGAAAGAGTCACCAGAACCAACTGAACGTCTATACCCCTTCCTTTGGCAAAAACAGCTTGGGGACGATATCGGGCTATAAAGATGTCGTCGAGATTCTGTTTGTTGACAACGTAGCCAAAGAAGTTCGTGTGAATCAACCTGGCGTATACATACCTTACAACGGCTATGTCCTTTGGGGACATGGAGCAGCAGGAGCATTTCTCAAACAAAACTTCCCAGTAGGCGCTACTGCGACAGTTGAGTATCAAACGACACCGCAAACCCTCGACTTGAAACATGCGGTGGGTGGCAATGTCATTTTGGTCGATCAAGGGAAAGCACTGTCATCCTTTCAAGCGGACAAGTCCATCACGAACAAAACGGCACGCACAGCGGTCGGTGTTTCTCAGGACGGAAAGACTTTGTACATGGTCACGATCGATGCGAGCCAAGGCGTTTATTTGGACGAGCTGGCAAAGATCATGGCGGAGCTCGGCTCTTATCGAGCTGTAAACTTTGACGGTGGTGGCTCTACGACCATGGCAGCTCGCATGCTGGGTGAGACACACGCGAATCTGGCGAATAAGCCGAGCGGCGGTGCTGAGCGTCGTGTGCCTACTGGACTGGCTGTATACAACACGGCACCTGCTGGAGAATTGAGAGGCTTCCAAATCGATGTACCGTCAGATGTGCTTATCGGACAAACCATCACGCTCAGCGCATCCAAAGGATATGACGTTCATTACCAGCCGTATGCGATCAATGCAGGCGATGTGAGTTGGGATGGTAGTCAGTCCGAAGCGGGAACCGTAAATGGCAAGCAATTCACACCAGCTCGATCCGGCAAGATCACATTGACTGCGCGATTGGGCAATGTGACGCAAAATAAAGATATTCAAGTGATTTCCGGCAACGATGTGCAGCAAATCATCGTTTCGCCGAATCCGATCACGATTGCACCGGGACAATCCCTTAATCTCGATGTCAAAATCAAAACGAAAAAGGGCTCTACCGTACAAGCGACTCCACTTAGCGTAAAAGCGAGTGTCGATTCTTCTGTAGCGACGATTAACGACAATCTGCAACTGGTAGCAGGCAATGAGCCGGGCAACGGAAACCTGACCATTACATATGATGGCGTGTCGACAACCGTACCATTTGCTGTCGGACAATTTGAGCAGCCATGGCTCACCTTCGATAATCAGGTTGGCATGTACCATGCGGCAAATCCATCCAGCATCAGTTCCGCTGGTTCGTTCGCGCTCGTTTCCGATCAGACATTCCGCACGAAGAAGGCAGCGAAGCTGGTGTACAACTTCTCTGGAGCGCCAGCGAACAACATGCGGATTTCGTACGGCGTTCTGGGGGCAAAACCTGTGACCATCCCTGGCAAACCGCTCGGATTGGGCTTGTGGGTCAATGGTGACAACAGCGGACATTGGCTCCGTGCAGAAGTAGTCGATGCAAACGGCAAGCCGGTCTACGTCGATCTGGCAAAAGAGATCAATTGGACAGGCTGGAAACAGGTTAAAGGATACTTCCCGAGCAATGTTGCGTATCCGTTGCAGCTGAAGAGTGTGTATGTCGTTGACCAAGCCAATGATGGCATTACACACGATAAAGGAACACTGTACATCGACGAATTCTCGCTCCTCTTGGGCAACCAAACAGGTCAACCGAGCGATGTAGCCGTTGTCCCTGAACTGCCAGGCAGCATGTCCCTCGGGGCGGAGCTCGATCTCCATTATTCCCTTGCAAATACTGCACCTTACCTGGATAGTGCGCTGATTGATGTGGAGTCGATCGTGACCCAGCCGATGCCAGGATATGTGCCTGCTGATTATTCGTTTACGATTAAGCCGGGCGAACTAAAAGCAGGACAAGAGGACGCGATTTCTACTTCGTCGATTCAGTTGACCTTGGCACCGAAGCAATGGCTCGCTGGAAAAGGCGTTGGACTCCTGTACGTAAACGAAGTGAACAATACTTTGGATCCGCTGCTGGGAACGATGAATGCTCAAGGTCAATGGGTATATGAAGTCAATAGCTACGGCAAGTACATTCCGTACTACCTGGACAATGCAGGCACGAGCAACGCTGGATTTACAGATATCACAAAGCATCCGGCCAAGGCAGAAATCACCTATATGGCGGAAAAGGGTTACGTGAAGGGGTTAACGGAGACGACGTTCGGCCCAGAGGTTTCCTTAACCAGAGCACAGTTCGTCACCTTGCTCGCGCGCACTTTTGAATGGGAGCTTCCATCCTCACCAAAGCTGAAATTCAAGGATAAGGTGCCTTCCTATGCGCAAGGTGCCGTACAGGTTGCCGTTTCCAAAGGCCTGGTGAAGGGGTATAACGATAATACTTTCCGTCCGGATCAGCCGGTGACTCGCGCAGAGGCCGCAGTCATTCTCGATCGTCTCGTGAATAAAAAGGGAGCGACGAAAAAGGTCTCCGATAAAGGAACCTGGCCATCCTGGGCATCTACATCCATCAACAACATGGTCGGACTCGGTCTGATTGATCCAGTCGGAGGAAATTATCAGCCGAATAAACCGACGACGAGAGCAGTGTGTGTCGTTGCACTGTATCGCATCTTGCATCAAGACCAATAAGCAGCATGAGGAAAGGTCAAGCTTCTCTGGCAAAGAGGAGCTTGGCCTTTTTCTTTTCCCAAGGCGAAGAAAAAAGCTTTGCCAAAATAGGTTAACCAATTTAAAATAACGGTTAACAAATATATGTTAACCAAGGTTGTGATTTGGTTGTTAAATAGTTATACAGAGCTCTCTGCCAAAAACAAGCAATACGTTTGGCATCCCTTCACCCAAATGAAAGACTACGTCGCACAGGATCCATTGATTATTGCAAGAGGAGAAGGGATCAAGCTGTTCGATGTGAACGGCAAGGCTTACTACGATGGTTTCTCTTCTGTGTGGTTGAATGTCCATGGCCACAACGTTCCCGAGCTGAATCAGGCGATCACGGAGCAGCTCGATCAGATTGCCCACTCTACCTTGCTTGGCATGGCAAACGTCCCATCTATTCTATTAGCGGAAAAGCTGATCCAACTCGCTCCAAAAGGACTGAGCAAAGTCTTTTACTCTGACAACGGGGCAACGGCGGTCGAAATCTCACTGAAAATGGCGTTCCAATACTGGCAAAATCGCGGGCAGACCGGCAAGCATTCGTTTATCACGATGAACAATGCCTATCACGGGGATACGATTGGAGCCACCAGTGTGGGAGCCATTCCTCTCTACCATCAGGTCTACAAACCGCTGCTCTTTTCTCCACATGTCATTCCATACCCTTACCCATACCGACAAGGCGGCGAAGATGCAGCCGTTCAGGCCACATTGGGCAGTCTGGAGAGTTTGCTTAAGGAAAGAGCTCATGAGATTGCGGCGATGATCGTGGAGCCTGTCGTGCAGGGAGCAAGCGGCATGATTATCATGCCGGACGGTTGTTTGAAAAAAATCGCGGAGCTGTTGCGCGCCTATGATGTATTGCTGATCGCAGACGAAGTAGCGACAGGATTTGGACGCACGGGCAAAATGTTTGCTTGTGAGCATGATGGGGTCGTACCAGACATCATGGCGGTTGCAAAAGGGCTCACGGGAGGGTATTTGCCAGTAGCGGCTACCTTAGTAACCGAGCAGATTTATAATGCTTTTTTCGCCGACTATGAGGAACAGAAAACCTTTTTCCACGGACATTCGTTCACGGGAAATCCACTTGGCTGTGCAGTTGCTCTTGCCAATCTGCGGCTGATGGAGGAGCGCGGAGTCGTTCAACAAGTAGCAAAAAAAGCAATTGACTTGGAACAATTGTTAAAGCCACTTCGCGACCTGCCTCATGTAGGGGAAATCCGGCAAAAAGGCTTGATGGCGGGAATTGAGCTGGTTCGGGATAAAGAGACCAAGGAGCCTTATCACTGGAATGAACGGATCGGTGTGCGTGTCTGTCAGATAGCGAGAGAAAAAGGGCTTCTGACACGACCGTTGGGCAACGTCATCGTTTTTATTCCACCGCTTGTATCTACAACCGAAGAATTAGCTGACATGGTTCGGATTTTGACGGAATCGATTCAGGACGTAACGACAGGTGATACGGAGGAGTGATAGATATGGCTGATCGCCCCTATACCGGATTGTTCATCACAGGAACAGATACAGGGGTAGGCAAAACAGTTGTGACTGCCGGAATCGCATCCGTGTTGCGTGAGACAGGAGTGGACATAGGGGTTTGGAAGCCAGTCCAGTCAGGAGCACGAGCACATGATGAGGGCAGTGACGCATGGCAATTGAGGTCGTGGAGCGGAGTTCCTGATGCGTGTGAGGAGATAGCCCCGCTCTGTTTTGAGGCACCGCTTACCCCTTTTCTGGCTGCGGAAGCAGAGGGGAAAAGCTTGACTATGGAGGACGTAATCGCTTGCGGGCGACCCCTGATGGAACGTTATCCGGCACTCCTTGTAGAAGGAGCAGGTGGTCTGATTGTTCCATTGACACCAACCGAA
This genomic stretch from Brevibacillus sp. DP1.3A harbors:
- the bioA gene encoding adenosylmethionine--8-amino-7-oxononanoate transaminase: MLTKVVIWLLNSYTELSAKNKQYVWHPFTQMKDYVAQDPLIIARGEGIKLFDVNGKAYYDGFSSVWLNVHGHNVPELNQAITEQLDQIAHSTLLGMANVPSILLAEKLIQLAPKGLSKVFYSDNGATAVEISLKMAFQYWQNRGQTGKHSFITMNNAYHGDTIGATSVGAIPLYHQVYKPLLFSPHVIPYPYPYRQGGEDAAVQATLGSLESLLKERAHEIAAMIVEPVVQGASGMIIMPDGCLKKIAELLRAYDVLLIADEVATGFGRTGKMFACEHDGVVPDIMAVAKGLTGGYLPVAATLVTEQIYNAFFADYEEQKTFFHGHSFTGNPLGCAVALANLRLMEERGVVQQVAKKAIDLEQLLKPLRDLPHVGEIRQKGLMAGIELVRDKETKEPYHWNERIGVRVCQIAREKGLLTRPLGNVIVFIPPLVSTTEELADMVRILTESIQDVTTGDTEE
- the bioD gene encoding dethiobiotin synthase — protein: MADRPYTGLFITGTDTGVGKTVVTAGIASVLRETGVDIGVWKPVQSGARAHDEGSDAWQLRSWSGVPDACEEIAPLCFEAPLTPFLAAEAEGKSLTMEDVIACGRPLMERYPALLVEGAGGLIVPLTPTETMADLAARLNLPMLIVARAGLGTINHTLLSVWYARELGIEVVGVILNQNNSAGVTDESVKTNASMIESYGGVPVWGVLPWIDQPLERKQLTQLIQECVDIGQLCQWSHK
- the wecB gene encoding non-hydrolyzing UDP-N-acetylglucosamine 2-epimerase, with translation MKTVKVMTVFGTRPEAIKMAPLVHELNKYSGQIESVVCVTAQHRQMLDQVLDIFDIQPDIDLNIMKDRQTLVGVTTRALESLDETMKEVKPDIVLVHGDTTTTFVASLAAFYNQVAIGHVEAGLRTWDKYSPFPEEMNRQLTGVMADLHFSPTNGSADNLRREAKPEKDIYVTGNTAIDALKTTVREDYTHPVLDRVAGQKLVLMTAHRRENLGEPMRRIFRAVRRLVDEHPEIAVVYPVHLNPAVQEVAQEILGNHDRISLIEPLDALDFHNFARRAHLILTDSGGVQEEAPSLGVPVLVLRDTTERPEGIEAGTLKLVGTDEEQVYAMAKELLTNQAAYDAMAHAVNPYGDGEASRRIVEAILYHFGLRAEQPEPFQPGQ
- a CDS encoding phosphodiester glycosidase family protein — translated: MRAQRIVTLLTATTMAWGAFVPFVPFATNVAHARAETSALNMMWQTPIGEGTTLQKYTKSFANQVVTIMVTKVDLNNPYVEVKPVYGTKGKLTDRQTVTQMARETGAVSAINADFFNMSKRGAPFGIVMKDDELISSMGLVSYWYALGLTGDKMAIVDKFGFGGKVTAPNGATYSIQGVNKEEYNPSEGRKSHQNQLNVYTPSFGKNSLGTISGYKDVVEILFVDNVAKEVRVNQPGVYIPYNGYVLWGHGAAGAFLKQNFPVGATATVEYQTTPQTLDLKHAVGGNVILVDQGKALSSFQADKSITNKTARTAVGVSQDGKTLYMVTIDASQGVYLDELAKIMAELGSYRAVNFDGGGSTTMAARMLGETHANLANKPSGGAERRVPTGLAVYNTAPAGELRGFQIDVPSDVLIGQTITLSASKGYDVHYQPYAINAGDVSWDGSQSEAGTVNGKQFTPARSGKITLTARLGNVTQNKDIQVISGNDVQQIIVSPNPITIAPGQSLNLDVKIKTKKGSTVQATPLSVKASVDSSVATINDNLQLVAGNEPGNGNLTITYDGVSTTVPFAVGQFEQPWLTFDNQVGMYHAANPSSISSAGSFALVSDQTFRTKKAAKLVYNFSGAPANNMRISYGVLGAKPVTIPGKPLGLGLWVNGDNSGHWLRAEVVDANGKPVYVDLAKEINWTGWKQVKGYFPSNVAYPLQLKSVYVVDQANDGITHDKGTLYIDEFSLLLGNQTGQPSDVAVVPELPGSMSLGAELDLHYSLANTAPYLDSALIDVESIVTQPMPGYVPADYSFTIKPGELKAGQEDAISTSSIQLTLAPKQWLAGKGVGLLYVNEVNNTLDPLLGTMNAQGQWVYEVNSYGKYIPYYLDNAGTSNAGFTDITKHPAKAEITYMAEKGYVKGLTETTFGPEVSLTRAQFVTLLARTFEWELPSSPKLKFKDKVPSYAQGAVQVAVSKGLVKGYNDNTFRPDQPVTRAEAAVILDRLVNKKGATKKVSDKGTWPSWASTSINNMVGLGLIDPVGGNYQPNKPTTRAVCVVALYRILHQDQ